In Leptospira sp. WS58.C1, a single genomic region encodes these proteins:
- a CDS encoding acetyl-CoA hydrolase/transferase family protein, with protein sequence MDLHFVSPKDAVSEIKNDQRVFIHSVFASPKLLIEALSARASELQNIELVHIHTEGEAPYAQKGMEPSFHTNALFVGANMREAVKEGRADYLPVFLSECPSLFRKKILPLDAALITVSCPDKHGFCSLGVSVDISKAAVDSADMVIAQVNQYMPRTHGDGIIHINKIHKLIEGNIPLLEAKHSIPNQIESKIGEYIAGLVDDGATLQMGIGAIPDAVLSCLQNHKDLGIHTEMFSDGVISLVEKGIITGKNKKNHPGKIVTGFVMGTRKLYDFVDDNPEVVFLDIGYINDTANIRKNPKVTAINSAIEVDLTGQVCADSIGTRQYSGVGGQMDFIRGASLSEGGKPIIALPSVTSHGKSRIVPILQPGASVTTTRANVHYVITEYGIADLYGKNLKQRAKLLTQIAHPNHRESLEREAFERFKGF encoded by the coding sequence ATGGATTTACATTTTGTTTCCCCGAAAGATGCGGTTTCCGAGATCAAAAACGACCAAAGAGTTTTCATCCACAGTGTATTCGCTTCTCCTAAACTTCTGATCGAAGCCCTGAGTGCCAGAGCTTCGGAATTACAAAATATAGAGCTAGTCCATATTCATACGGAAGGAGAAGCTCCCTATGCCCAAAAAGGAATGGAGCCTTCTTTTCATACAAACGCCCTATTCGTAGGCGCGAATATGAGAGAAGCGGTAAAGGAAGGAAGAGCGGATTATCTTCCGGTCTTTTTAAGCGAATGTCCTTCTCTATTCAGAAAAAAAATCCTACCTTTGGACGCGGCTCTTATCACGGTTTCTTGTCCTGACAAACATGGTTTTTGTTCATTGGGAGTATCCGTGGATATAAGCAAGGCTGCGGTGGATTCTGCCGATATGGTAATCGCTCAGGTGAACCAGTATATGCCGAGGACACATGGGGATGGGATCATTCATATAAATAAAATCCATAAATTAATAGAAGGTAATATTCCATTATTAGAGGCAAAACACAGCATACCGAACCAAATAGAATCGAAGATCGGTGAATATATCGCAGGTCTTGTTGATGATGGGGCAACCTTACAGATGGGAATTGGCGCCATTCCGGATGCCGTTCTCTCTTGTTTACAAAATCATAAAGATCTAGGGATCCATACCGAAATGTTTTCCGACGGCGTCATCTCTTTGGTGGAAAAAGGGATTATCACTGGAAAAAACAAAAAGAACCATCCTGGAAAAATAGTAACCGGATTCGTGATGGGAACCAGAAAACTTTACGATTTCGTGGATGATAATCCGGAAGTCGTATTTTTAGATATAGGTTATATCAATGACACGGCAAATATCCGCAAAAATCCTAAAGTAACCGCAATCAATTCTGCAATCGAAGTGGATCTGACAGGACAGGTATGCGCGGATTCTATCGGAACTAGACAATATTCAGGTGTGGGCGGACAAATGGATTTTATTCGAGGAGCTTCCCTCTCGGAAGGGGGAAAACCGATCATTGCTCTTCCTTCCGTTACTTCTCATGGAAAATCTAGGATCGTTCCGATTCTCCAACCCGGGGCAAGTGTGACCACTACCAGAGCAAACGTTCACTATGTAATCACGGAATACGGTATAGCGGATCTTTACGGCAAAAATCTGAAACAAAGAGCAAAACTCCTTACACAAATTGCCCATCCCAACCACAGAGAATCTTTGGAAAGAGAAGCCTTTGAAAGGTTTAAAGGATTTTAA
- a CDS encoding ATP-binding protein, with product MVSAFSQKFQGILLISILLFSLGCESGSFSKNKPRVENGILDLNNRWDFGKEEPLSIEGDWAFYWSQLFSEIKNPLKFDLDPSQRMKGQIEFGDVPNVWNEYQDQGRNYPGFGFATYKILLRLDKAESDMAIKMLEASTSYNLYVNGKKVISSGVVGKTAETSKPLYRPGVSDLFDLGTENEIAIEISNFSHFKGGPWAKIILGKRKDLVSVRQSNIRLDLFIGGGLFVLGLYHLSLFAFLRREASTLYYGIITICSTIRILITGERVLYSILPKFDFEWGYRLELMSGFMTSIFFPLFIRTLYPDELNKRVVQFFISIIVGLSFIVLLFPLVIFSKTISIFGILVTTACIYLVYVFWKAIRNKKLGAEVGLFFFLLFFAVVTNDVLYANMIINTAYFASYGVASFFVAQAFMVSQRFTSAYKLSERLAHDLQESNQRLISLDRLKDEFLANTSHELRTPLQGIIGIADSLRRGVGGSLSESITRQLGMIVTSGRRLSSLVNDILDFSKLKHKDLNLNLRSVDLYQAVNFTLELNRISADETKIKLVNAVLPEFPDLLADENRLQQILQNLVSNAIKFTEKGEIVVSARIKALGIAEISVKDTGIGIDPAEHQKVFEFFEQVERGDSKNSSGAGLGLAISRALVVLHGGEIGVESNPGSGSRFYFTIPLVSGKIPRSDGKELKNYKEGNHPSSTVALQNEPIGSEKIARILVVDDEPVNLQVIQNYLSLRNISSITAKTGIEGLEILQKDKEFDVVILDVMMPKMSGLETAREIRKTFSTLELPILMLTAKNQDKDLMAALNNGANDYLLKPFDFEELILRINNLLALADGHKSRLNQENEKREAVNNVRQRINIDLHDHLGGKLTDLKFLSEELLAQNREDKPIFKKINEAVNQSIHILREQMLKIEDLGLLSENFITGINLVLLRRYSDVERDLEFECQEELLQFFEEERNETSIIELYSIVNEITNNDLKYGQGVAKWDFYLENGSLITEMNTESSYHLKKHKTGRGTENLIYRISGLGGKVEMSLVENIYKIKINIPIGIFSAN from the coding sequence ATGGTTTCCGCTTTCTCTCAAAAATTCCAGGGAATCCTATTGATCTCGATCTTACTTTTTAGCCTGGGGTGTGAGTCCGGATCTTTTTCGAAGAATAAACCGAGAGTAGAAAATGGAATACTGGATCTGAACAATCGTTGGGACTTCGGAAAGGAAGAACCTTTAAGTATCGAAGGCGATTGGGCATTTTATTGGTCCCAATTATTTTCTGAGATCAAAAATCCTTTAAAATTTGATCTGGATCCTTCTCAAAGAATGAAAGGACAAATCGAGTTCGGCGACGTTCCTAATGTTTGGAATGAATACCAAGATCAAGGCAGAAATTATCCGGGTTTCGGATTCGCTACTTATAAGATACTTCTTCGTTTGGATAAAGCTGAAAGCGATATGGCAATCAAGATGCTGGAAGCCTCCACATCTTATAATCTTTACGTAAACGGTAAAAAAGTGATCTCAAGCGGCGTCGTCGGAAAGACAGCTGAGACAAGCAAACCTTTGTATAGACCTGGAGTGAGCGATCTGTTCGATCTTGGAACGGAAAATGAAATTGCCATAGAGATCTCGAATTTTTCCCATTTTAAAGGAGGACCATGGGCCAAGATCATTTTAGGAAAAAGAAAGGATCTTGTTTCCGTTCGCCAAAGTAATATTCGATTGGATCTATTCATAGGCGGTGGCCTTTTCGTTTTAGGTCTTTACCACCTAAGCTTATTCGCATTTTTAAGAAGAGAGGCTTCCACATTATATTACGGAATTATAACGATCTGTTCCACCATTCGTATTTTGATCACGGGTGAGCGAGTATTATATTCCATTTTACCGAAATTCGATTTTGAATGGGGATATAGATTGGAACTGATGTCCGGTTTTATGACCAGTATCTTCTTTCCCTTATTCATTAGAACATTGTATCCTGATGAGCTGAACAAAAGGGTGGTTCAATTTTTTATCAGCATCATTGTCGGACTTTCTTTTATCGTATTACTCTTTCCTTTAGTGATATTTTCCAAGACCATTTCGATCTTCGGGATCTTAGTTACTACCGCTTGTATTTACCTAGTATACGTTTTTTGGAAAGCGATCCGAAATAAAAAGTTAGGAGCGGAAGTCGGCTTATTTTTCTTTCTTCTGTTTTTTGCCGTTGTGACTAACGATGTATTGTATGCGAATATGATCATTAACACTGCATACTTCGCTTCATACGGAGTAGCTTCTTTTTTCGTAGCCCAGGCTTTTATGGTCTCTCAGAGATTTACAAGCGCCTACAAACTTTCGGAAAGATTGGCTCATGATCTACAGGAATCCAACCAAAGATTGATCTCCTTGGATAGACTAAAGGACGAATTTTTGGCGAATACTTCCCACGAATTAAGAACTCCTTTGCAAGGGATTATCGGTATTGCCGATTCCTTAAGAAGGGGAGTGGGCGGCTCCTTATCGGAATCCATTACAAGGCAGTTGGGGATGATTGTCACCAGCGGTCGGAGACTTTCTAGTTTAGTAAATGATATTTTAGATTTTTCTAAACTAAAACATAAGGACTTAAACTTAAATCTGAGATCCGTGGACTTATATCAAGCCGTGAATTTTACTCTTGAACTGAATCGGATCTCAGCGGACGAAACTAAGATCAAATTAGTGAACGCGGTCCTCCCTGAGTTCCCGGATCTACTGGCGGATGAAAATAGACTACAACAAATCCTGCAGAACCTAGTGAGTAATGCGATCAAATTTACGGAAAAAGGGGAGATTGTGGTCAGCGCACGTATTAAGGCGCTTGGGATCGCAGAGATCAGTGTAAAGGATACGGGGATCGGAATTGATCCCGCAGAACACCAGAAAGTATTCGAGTTTTTCGAGCAAGTAGAAAGGGGAGATTCTAAAAATAGTTCCGGTGCAGGGCTCGGACTTGCGATTAGCAGAGCATTGGTGGTATTACATGGAGGAGAGATCGGAGTAGAATCTAACCCGGGCTCGGGATCTCGCTTTTATTTTACGATTCCGCTTGTATCGGGAAAAATCCCTAGATCCGATGGAAAAGAATTAAAAAATTATAAAGAAGGAAATCATCCGAGTTCTACCGTGGCTCTTCAGAACGAGCCCATTGGTTCCGAAAAAATTGCAAGGATCTTGGTCGTAGACGACGAACCTGTGAACTTGCAAGTAATACAAAACTATCTTTCTTTAAGGAATATCTCCTCCATCACCGCGAAAACTGGGATTGAAGGTTTGGAAATATTACAAAAAGATAAGGAATTCGATGTTGTTATTTTGGATGTGATGATGCCGAAGATGTCCGGTTTAGAGACTGCCCGAGAGATCCGTAAAACGTTTAGTACATTGGAACTTCCGATTTTGATGTTGACTGCAAAAAATCAGGACAAGGATCTAATGGCCGCCTTAAATAACGGTGCAAACGATTATCTACTTAAACCTTTCGATTTCGAGGAACTGATCTTAAGGATCAATAATTTACTCGCCTTAGCTGACGGTCACAAGAGCCGCTTAAATCAGGAGAATGAAAAGAGAGAAGCGGTAAATAACGTAAGACAAAGGATCAATATCGACTTACACGATCATTTGGGCGGAAAACTGACCGACTTAAAGTTTTTGTCGGAAGAGTTGCTTGCCCAAAACCGGGAAGACAAACCGATTTTCAAAAAGATCAACGAGGCAGTGAACCAATCCATTCATATCCTAAGGGAACAGATGTTAAAGATAGAAGACCTGGGATTGTTGTCCGAAAATTTTATTACGGGTATCAACTTAGTTCTACTCAGGAGATATTCGGATGTGGAAAGGGACTTGGAATTCGAATGCCAAGAGGAATTGCTCCAATTTTTTGAGGAAGAAAGGAATGAAACTTCTATCATAGAACTTTATAGTATCGTAAACGAGATCACGAATAACGATCTGAAATACG